In the genome of Deltaproteobacteria bacterium, one region contains:
- a CDS encoding ammonia-forming cytochrome c nitrite reductase subunit c552 has translation MKKTVWVGIVVLVGALSVYLVSGCAMADKTARGNSVKAPPATDTDIGTETTIYGPMTVRAVPKAARPADPAVREEKCFECHDEIQALKTGGKHGKVNCTSCHDGTADHLKDSDRRPATRVDLETCGGCHPDQYASFATLNLKKPARTEKSLLTERAPNPFWDKLMMGHGFTKEHANPRSHAFMLVDHLIVDRAYGGRFQAKNGWGYVSMPGPVNAWDVLVDRYPDSKEHKAFLPESAAAANPTCLQCKTQDKILQWKYMGDKDDRAKWNRGSNVVEYVKELNTAMNCFMCHDPHAAKPRIVRDGLIQALTRPEKDTLWHKDPKATKIDVKEFRGGFRKIALLEKYDAKLQCGQCHVEYNCNPGFDPKTGEYSIKASDQRTNHFPFKNVLQIYDHYNDLGFRDFKHTLTGGLLWKAQHPEVETFWGSTHDKAGASCNTCHMPKMRNAKGKVYTSHWQTSPRNYLKQTCLTSKCHPALTEAQANYEIDSVRNFTKGKMRKAEFWLSALIDKIVEGKKAGLPPEVIKEAQEQHQKAHVLWEWWTAENSDGFHNPALARESLTRSVEESRKGIKLMNDALEKKTASK, from the coding sequence ATGAAAAAGACGGTTTGGGTTGGTATCGTCGTACTGGTGGGCGCCCTGTCGGTGTACCTGGTTTCCGGCTGTGCGATGGCGGACAAGACGGCACGGGGGAATTCGGTCAAGGCCCCCCCGGCTACGGATACGGACATCGGAACGGAGACGACGATCTACGGCCCGATGACGGTGCGCGCCGTTCCAAAGGCGGCGAGACCCGCCGATCCGGCGGTCCGGGAGGAGAAGTGCTTCGAGTGCCACGACGAGATCCAGGCGCTGAAAACGGGAGGGAAGCACGGGAAGGTCAACTGCACAAGCTGCCACGACGGGACGGCGGACCACCTGAAGGACAGCGACCGGCGGCCGGCGACCCGTGTCGACCTCGAGACGTGCGGCGGCTGCCACCCGGACCAGTACGCGAGCTTCGCGACCCTGAATTTGAAGAAGCCCGCGCGCACGGAGAAGTCGCTCCTCACGGAGCGCGCCCCGAACCCGTTCTGGGACAAGCTGATGATGGGGCACGGCTTCACGAAGGAGCACGCCAACCCGCGCAGCCACGCCTTCATGCTCGTCGACCACCTGATCGTCGACCGCGCGTACGGCGGGCGGTTCCAGGCGAAGAACGGGTGGGGGTACGTCTCCATGCCGGGACCGGTGAACGCGTGGGACGTGCTGGTCGACCGGTACCCGGACAGCAAGGAGCACAAGGCGTTCCTCCCGGAGAGCGCGGCGGCGGCCAACCCGACCTGCCTGCAGTGCAAGACGCAGGACAAGATCCTCCAGTGGAAGTACATGGGGGACAAGGACGATCGGGCGAAGTGGAACCGCGGTTCGAACGTGGTCGAGTACGTGAAGGAACTGAACACGGCGATGAACTGCTTCATGTGCCACGACCCGCACGCGGCGAAGCCCCGGATCGTCCGGGACGGCCTGATCCAGGCGCTGACCCGTCCGGAGAAGGACACGCTCTGGCACAAGGACCCGAAGGCGACGAAGATCGACGTGAAGGAGTTCCGCGGCGGCTTCCGGAAGATCGCCCTGCTGGAGAAGTACGACGCGAAGCTGCAGTGCGGCCAGTGCCACGTGGAGTACAACTGCAACCCCGGCTTCGACCCGAAAACCGGCGAATACTCGATCAAGGCGTCGGATCAGAGAACGAACCACTTCCCGTTCAAGAACGTCCTTCAGATCTACGACCATTATAACGACCTCGGGTTCCGCGACTTCAAACACACCTTGACCGGCGGGCTGCTGTGGAAGGCGCAGCACCCGGAGGTCGAGACGTTCTGGGGGTCGACGCACGACAAAGCGGGAGCGAGCTGCAATACCTGCCACATGCCGAAGATGCGCAACGCGAAGGGGAAGGTGTACACCTCCCACTGGCAGACGAGCCCGCGGAACTATCTGAAGCAGACGTGCCTCACGTCGAAGTGCCACCCTGCCCTTACGGAGGCGCAGGCGAACTACGAGATCGACTCCGTCCGGAACTTCACCAAGGGGAAGATGCGCAAGGCGGAGTTCTGGCTCTCGGCCCTGATCGACAAGATCGTCGAGGGGAAGAAGGCGGGGCTCCCGCCCGAGGTGATCAAGGAGGCACAGGAGCAGCACCAGAAGGCGCACGTTCTTTGGGAGTGGTGGACGGCCGAGAACTCCGACGGCTTCCACAACCCGGCACTGGCCCGCGAGTCGTTGACGAGGTCGGTCGAGGAGTCGCGCAAGGGGATCAAACTGATGAACGACGCCCTCGAGAAGAAGACGGCGTCGAAGTAG
- a CDS encoding DsbC family protein has translation MKPFQSACTLAALLALFLSAPAEAFQKEPATANKGCAECHKLTKGEAGKILGKMVDNVVAVAQGPFPGIWEVDVARDGKTYPIYLDYSLKYLFNGQFIRLSDMANLTGQRYTDLNRVDVASIPVQDAIRMGSPSAKKTVIVLSDPTCSFCRKLHGEIKKAVAKDADVAFLVMPYPRDKNDKATYRKCLVVVCSKSEKLLDDAYAGKELPAAACKTDAVDETIRLTERLKIEGTPTMILPDGRMISGYMEAEALLALIK, from the coding sequence ATGAAACCGTTCCAGTCCGCCTGCACCCTCGCCGCGCTTCTCGCCCTGTTCCTTTCCGCCCCGGCCGAGGCGTTCCAAAAAGAACCCGCTACCGCCAACAAGGGGTGCGCGGAATGCCACAAGCTCACGAAGGGGGAGGCGGGGAAGATTCTCGGAAAGATGGTGGACAACGTCGTCGCCGTCGCGCAGGGACCGTTTCCCGGCATCTGGGAGGTGGACGTCGCCCGGGACGGCAAAACGTACCCGATCTACCTGGACTATTCCCTGAAGTACCTGTTCAACGGGCAGTTCATCCGGCTTTCCGACATGGCGAATCTCACGGGGCAACGCTACACCGACCTCAACCGCGTGGATGTCGCTTCCATTCCGGTCCAGGACGCCATCCGGATGGGGAGTCCGTCGGCGAAGAAGACGGTGATCGTCCTGTCCGACCCGACCTGCAGTTTTTGCAGGAAGCTGCATGGGGAGATCAAGAAGGCGGTGGCGAAGGATGCGGACGTGGCGTTCCTCGTCATGCCGTACCCGCGCGATAAGAACGACAAGGCCACCTACCGGAAGTGCCTGGTCGTGGTCTGCTCGAAGTCGGAGAAGCTGCTCGACGACGCCTACGCCGGGAAGGAGCTTCCCGCGGCCGCCTGCAAGACCGACGCGGTGGACGAAACGATCCGGCTCACCGAGCGGCTGAAGATCGAGGGGACGCCGACGATGATCCTCCCCGACGGGCGCATGATCAGCGGCTACATGGAGGCGGAGGCGTTGCTTGCGCTCATCAAGTAG
- a CDS encoding sulfite exporter TauE/SafE family protein, translating to MGALLSSFQSSLQAGSLLAYALAFLGGLLVSFTPCVYPILPVTVGYIGSRSGGSRRHAFLLSAAYAIGMALTYAALGMAAGLSGSVFGEATAHPLSYLVLGNVCILLSLSLFDVFHLSTPAILTRAGGPGSTPRGMGGALVVGLLSGLVVGPCTAPVLGGLLLYVGASGHPVFGATLLFTFALGMGVPVVALGTFAGLLANLPKAGGWTVKIQRAFGVLLLLAGEYLILEAGKRLV from the coding sequence TTGGGAGCGCTCCTCTCCTCCTTCCAGTCGTCCCTCCAGGCGGGCTCCCTCCTCGCGTACGCCTTGGCGTTCCTCGGGGGGCTCCTCGTCAGTTTCACCCCGTGCGTCTACCCGATCCTCCCGGTGACGGTGGGATACATCGGAAGCCGCAGCGGGGGGTCCCGCCGCCACGCGTTTCTCCTGTCCGCCGCCTACGCCATCGGGATGGCCCTGACGTATGCGGCCCTCGGGATGGCGGCCGGGCTATCCGGGAGCGTGTTCGGAGAGGCGACGGCGCACCCTCTCTCGTACCTGGTCCTCGGGAACGTCTGCATTCTCCTGTCGCTCTCCCTGTTCGACGTCTTCCATCTTTCCACCCCCGCGATCCTCACCCGCGCCGGTGGGCCGGGGAGCACCCCCCGGGGGATGGGGGGCGCCCTCGTCGTGGGCCTCCTGTCGGGCCTCGTGGTCGGGCCGTGCACGGCGCCTGTGCTCGGGGGGCTGCTGCTCTACGTCGGGGCGAGCGGACACCCCGTCTTCGGGGCGACTCTCTTGTTCACCTTCGCGCTGGGGATGGGGGTTCCCGTCGTGGCCCTCGGGACGTTCGCGGGGCTATTGGCGAACCTGCCGAAGGCGGGGGGGTGGACGGTGAAGATCCAGCGGGCGTTCGGCGTCCTGCTTCTGCTGGCGGGCGAGTACCTGATCCTCGAGGCGGGGAAGCGGCTGGTCTGA
- a CDS encoding cytochrome C, giving the protein MTRRMPFPAVFGAVLIALLFGCSAVSQAPSVPPKHPEDLPPGRVDCLECHKDVSSGALKPYASVRHSRVFIDSHGTYARQGQNLCSSCHKPEFCQTCHAGKEEMKPNVKMGDRPDRMAPHRGDYLVTHRIDGRLDPGSCFRCHGNKNDSRCKQCHK; this is encoded by the coding sequence ATGACCCGTCGCATGCCTTTCCCAGCCGTTTTCGGGGCGGTCCTGATCGCCCTGCTCTTCGGGTGCTCCGCCGTCTCGCAGGCCCCCTCGGTCCCGCCGAAACACCCGGAGGACCTTCCGCCGGGCCGGGTCGACTGCCTCGAGTGCCACAAGGACGTCTCCTCCGGGGCGCTGAAGCCGTACGCCTCGGTCCGGCATTCCCGCGTTTTCATCGATTCCCACGGCACGTATGCCCGCCAGGGGCAGAACCTGTGCTCCTCCTGCCACAAGCCGGAGTTCTGCCAGACGTGCCACGCCGGGAAGGAGGAGATGAAGCCGAACGTGAAGATGGGCGACCGGCCGGATCGCATGGCGCCGCATCGGGGGGACTACTTGGTCACCCACCGGATCGACGGACGTCTCGACCCCGGGTCGTGTTTCCGCTGCCATGGAAACAAGAACGACTCGCGCTGCAAGCAGTGCCACAAGTAG
- a CDS encoding NarK family nitrate/nitrite MFS transporter, whose protein sequence is MASRVLTVWDPEDKEFWEREGKAIANRNLWISIPALFLAFAVWMVWSVVVVNLPAIGFRFDANRLFWLAALPGLAGATLRIFYSFMVPIFGGRKWTTLSTASLLIPAIGMGFAVRNPETTYSTFLILALLCGFGGGNFASSMSNISFFFPQARKGTALGLNAGLGNLGVSAMQFLVPLAITAGVFGVFGGEPQMSVVKGVTRPVWMQNAGFIWVPFIVASTLAAWFGMNDVASAKASFGEQAIIFRRKNNWLMCWLYLGTFGSFIGYSAGMPLLIKSQFPGVNPTQYAFLGPLVGAIMRPVGGWVADKLGGARVTFWNFIVMAASVGGILAFLPHGGSGGNFWGFLAMFILMFVTTGIGNGSTFRMIPVIFLTERKRDAEGKGAAAQEQALKDAAREAAAVIGFSSAFAAYGAFFIPKAFGSSISLTGGPESALYGFLAFYVTCIVVTWWFYSRRNAKIPC, encoded by the coding sequence ATGGCGTCTCGCGTGCTGACGGTCTGGGACCCGGAAGACAAGGAGTTTTGGGAACGGGAAGGCAAGGCCATCGCGAACCGGAATCTCTGGATCTCCATCCCCGCTCTCTTCCTGGCCTTTGCGGTCTGGATGGTCTGGAGCGTGGTGGTCGTAAACCTCCCGGCCATCGGGTTCCGATTCGACGCCAACAGGCTCTTCTGGCTCGCTGCGCTGCCCGGCCTGGCAGGGGCGACGCTCCGAATCTTCTACTCCTTCATGGTGCCGATCTTCGGAGGACGGAAATGGACCACCCTCAGCACCGCCTCCCTGCTGATACCGGCGATCGGCATGGGGTTCGCGGTGCGAAACCCGGAAACGACCTATTCGACGTTTCTGATCCTCGCGCTGCTGTGCGGTTTCGGCGGCGGGAACTTCGCCTCCAGCATGTCGAACATCAGCTTTTTCTTCCCCCAGGCCCGGAAAGGGACCGCCTTGGGGCTGAACGCGGGGCTGGGGAATCTTGGGGTCAGCGCGATGCAGTTCCTGGTGCCGCTCGCCATCACCGCAGGCGTGTTCGGCGTCTTCGGCGGAGAGCCGCAGATGTCCGTCGTCAAAGGGGTGACGCGGCCGGTGTGGATGCAGAATGCCGGGTTCATCTGGGTGCCGTTCATCGTCGCCTCCACACTGGCGGCGTGGTTCGGCATGAACGACGTCGCAAGCGCCAAGGCATCGTTCGGGGAGCAGGCGATCATCTTTCGGCGGAAGAATAACTGGCTCATGTGCTGGCTCTATCTTGGGACCTTCGGTTCCTTCATCGGCTACTCCGCCGGAATGCCGCTTCTCATAAAATCCCAATTTCCAGGAGTAAACCCCACCCAGTATGCCTTTCTCGGGCCGTTGGTGGGCGCGATCATGCGGCCGGTAGGGGGCTGGGTTGCGGATAAATTGGGTGGGGCGAGGGTAACCTTCTGGAATTTCATCGTCATGGCGGCCAGTGTGGGCGGCATTCTCGCATTCCTCCCCCATGGGGGCTCCGGCGGAAACTTCTGGGGATTCCTGGCCATGTTCATCCTGATGTTCGTCACCACCGGAATCGGCAACGGTTCGACATTCCGGATGATCCCTGTGATCTTCTTGACCGAACGGAAGCGGGATGCGGAAGGGAAGGGGGCCGCTGCACAGGAACAGGCCCTCAAGGATGCGGCAAGGGAAGCCGCCGCCGTCATCGGTTTCAGTTCGGCCTTTGCCGCCTATGGAGCGTTCTTCATACCGAAAGCGTTCGGCAGCTCCATCAGCCTCACCGGAGGCCCCGAGTCGGCGCTTTACGGCTTCCTGGCCTTCTATGTCACCTGCATCGTTGTGACATGGTGGTTCTATTCGCGGCGGAACGCGAAAATCCCATGCTGA
- a CDS encoding SDR family oxidoreductase, producing MGKVTLVTGATSGMGKEMALFLAGRGYDVYAGARKTADGEALVAEAKGRGIPLKSVQVDVTDDGSVRAAVSRVAKESGRLDNLVNNAGFGFLGTVEEATDAEILRQFDVNVFGVGRMCRAVLPLMRSQRSGVIVNISAWLGRMGFPLLTYYNASKYAVEAITDSLRYEAGPFGIRVHSVMPGLFGTHFVSKGLVANPATVSPASPYAALAAKLIPMVAKKINEGPNPLPVAEAVLRVIEDAGSPIRIPVGIEAETFIPMAKQLTDEAFEAKVKEVFGL from the coding sequence ATGGGCAAAGTCACGCTGGTCACCGGGGCGACGTCCGGGATGGGGAAGGAGATGGCCCTCTTCCTGGCGGGCAGGGGATACGATGTGTACGCGGGGGCGCGGAAAACGGCGGATGGGGAGGCGTTGGTCGCAGAGGCGAAGGGCCGGGGGATCCCCCTCAAGTCCGTGCAGGTGGACGTCACGGACGATGGCTCCGTCCGCGCCGCCGTATCGCGCGTGGCGAAGGAGTCCGGAAGGCTGGACAACCTCGTCAACAACGCGGGGTTCGGGTTCCTGGGGACGGTGGAGGAGGCGACGGACGCGGAGATCCTGCGCCAGTTCGACGTCAACGTCTTCGGCGTGGGCCGGATGTGCCGGGCGGTACTCCCCCTGATGCGAAGCCAGCGGTCGGGTGTGATCGTCAATATCTCCGCGTGGCTCGGCAGGATGGGGTTTCCTCTGCTGACGTACTACAACGCGAGCAAGTACGCCGTCGAAGCGATCACCGATTCCCTCCGGTACGAAGCGGGGCCCTTCGGGATCCGGGTCCACTCCGTGATGCCGGGCCTCTTCGGAACGCACTTTGTGTCGAAGGGGTTGGTTGCGAACCCGGCGACCGTCTCCCCGGCGTCGCCGTACGCCGCGCTGGCCGCGAAGCTCATCCCCATGGTGGCGAAGAAGATCAATGAGGGGCCGAATCCCTTGCCGGTCGCGGAGGCGGTCCTCCGCGTGATCGAGGATGCCGGCTCCCCGATCCGCATCCCGGTGGGCATCGAGGCGGAGACGTTCATACCGATGGCGAAGCAGCTGACGGACGAGGCGTTCGAGGCGAAGGTGAAGGAGGTCTTCGGGCTGTAG
- a CDS encoding DMT family transporter, protein MRGEGGETAARPHGRVYAGLVLTMVFWGSAFATSKMLVLEVPPEVGAALRFGFGSLLMMAILFRRSAKPIPARADWGRLAVVALVGVTGFNTLFFRGLSLAPASDAGMIIPTMSPVFTAMAGMLFLGEEVRFGRVAGLAVSLAGAVLFFGDVLLHTAGQGDRVWGDAALVGAAMCWAATSILSRPLSVRIGAMPTAAWTIFLGSLVLLLVSSPKLAAVPWGQLTGRFWIVLAYVVVFPTVIAYILWMEGILAIGSGPTTSFMFLAPVFALLIAAALLGERPTALQGAGGALMLLGVGLVNRPG, encoded by the coding sequence ATGCGCGGCGAAGGTGGAGAAACGGCGGCGCGTCCGCACGGCCGGGTGTACGCCGGTCTTGTCCTCACGATGGTGTTTTGGGGGAGCGCCTTCGCAACGTCGAAGATGCTCGTCCTCGAGGTGCCTCCCGAGGTGGGGGCGGCCCTCCGGTTCGGCTTCGGCTCCCTGCTGATGATGGCGATCCTCTTCCGCAGGTCGGCGAAGCCGATCCCCGCGCGGGCCGACTGGGGGCGTCTGGCCGTCGTCGCCCTGGTTGGCGTCACGGGGTTCAACACCCTCTTCTTCCGCGGGCTGTCCCTTGCGCCCGCCTCCGACGCGGGGATGATCATCCCCACCATGTCTCCCGTCTTCACCGCGATGGCCGGCATGCTCTTCCTCGGCGAGGAGGTCCGCTTCGGCCGGGTCGCGGGGCTCGCCGTTTCGCTAGCGGGGGCGGTTCTCTTCTTCGGGGATGTCCTCCTCCACACGGCGGGGCAGGGGGACCGGGTGTGGGGGGACGCGGCGCTCGTCGGGGCCGCGATGTGTTGGGCGGCGACCTCCATCCTGTCCCGTCCGCTGTCGGTGCGGATCGGTGCGATGCCCACGGCCGCGTGGACGATCTTCCTCGGAAGCCTCGTCCTGCTGCTGGTCTCCTCCCCCAAACTGGCCGCCGTGCCGTGGGGGCAGCTCACGGGCCGCTTCTGGATCGTCCTGGCGTACGTGGTGGTCTTCCCCACGGTGATCGCGTACATCTTGTGGATGGAGGGGATCCTGGCGATCGGATCGGGGCCGACGACGTCGTTCATGTTCCTTGCGCCCGTCTTCGCCCTGCTGATCGCCGCCGCGCTGCTCGGCGAGCGCCCCACGGCGCTGCAGGGGGCGGGCGGCGCGTTGATGCTGCTCGGTGTGGGACTGGTAAACCGTCCCGGATAG
- a CDS encoding CxxxxCH/CxxCH domain-containing protein, with protein sequence MISKTRSFRDLRNPIRVLILLAAFVAAGGCSTSNTTGGVVVNHVNASGNSVPGWVTPSGGLHANSATMNYIANGGSSSCTECHGSDLAGGISRVSCFNAACHHDPIAGWVATSPTAQEHGVSAKKAPGSSGFASCQICHGNNFSGGGAQVSCTNNPNAACHGPAVASPHPPDWLLGDTYVHSNTDPANAPVCYQCHAYTGTANPNNPHVPPTPAPGGTAPGCFNGTMCHNQAGHPAGWAATSPAAQPHGDSAKATPGATAGYTYCQTCHGTGTNFSGGSSGVSCYTCHVPTANSPHASQWRTGDTYVHTTTATGNASACAFCHLNGANSPIAAPSPPAPGGTSPGCFNSTLCHGSGGVAHSVPYNDDSHYTVTSATFPGSCSACHDVSAPSAGPACQTCHVAASPLAAANCTSCHASAPNSGAPAGAAYPNIAGAHAAHIALDSAGSPVSCDTCHTGLGPSLLNLNHYNRAKSLVPPGDVAFPATYNAQSGASSFDNGAALSCSSVSCHGGQATPNWRTGALNVNTQCTSCHAIGAAQFNGPTSSNHSRSDHQVVCTICHNTTALAANHFTNLSTTTMEGPASATIGGAGTAITSWNPTTKSCDPACHGSETW encoded by the coding sequence ATGATTTCGAAGACGCGTTCTTTCCGGGACCTCCGGAATCCGATCAGGGTGCTGATCCTTCTGGCGGCGTTTGTCGCGGCCGGCGGGTGTTCCACCTCCAATACCACCGGCGGCGTGGTCGTAAACCACGTGAACGCGTCCGGAAACTCCGTTCCTGGGTGGGTCACTCCCTCCGGCGGGTTGCACGCGAATTCCGCCACGATGAACTACATCGCCAACGGCGGAAGCAGCTCCTGCACGGAATGCCACGGTTCGGATCTCGCGGGGGGCATCTCCAGGGTCTCCTGCTTCAACGCCGCCTGTCACCATGATCCGATTGCCGGCTGGGTCGCCACCTCTCCCACGGCGCAGGAGCACGGCGTCTCCGCGAAAAAAGCCCCCGGCAGCTCCGGGTTCGCTTCCTGCCAGATCTGCCACGGGAACAACTTCTCCGGCGGCGGGGCGCAGGTTTCCTGCACCAACAATCCCAACGCCGCGTGTCACGGCCCCGCCGTCGCATCGCCGCACCCGCCGGATTGGCTTCTCGGGGACACGTACGTCCACTCGAACACGGATCCCGCGAACGCCCCCGTCTGCTACCAATGCCACGCCTACACGGGCACGGCGAACCCGAACAACCCGCACGTCCCGCCGACGCCGGCCCCCGGAGGGACGGCGCCCGGATGCTTCAACGGGACGATGTGCCACAACCAGGCGGGCCACCCGGCAGGGTGGGCCGCCACGTCCCCCGCGGCCCAGCCGCACGGGGACAGCGCGAAGGCGACCCCGGGGGCGACCGCCGGGTACACCTACTGCCAGACCTGCCACGGGACCGGGACGAACTTCTCGGGCGGCTCGTCGGGGGTCTCCTGCTACACCTGCCACGTCCCGACCGCGAACTCGCCGCATGCGTCCCAGTGGCGCACCGGGGACACGTACGTCCATACGACCACGGCGACGGGGAACGCCTCGGCGTGCGCCTTCTGTCACCTGAACGGGGCGAACTCCCCGATCGCGGCGCCGAGCCCGCCCGCCCCGGGGGGAACCTCGCCCGGATGCTTCAACAGCACGCTGTGCCATGGGTCGGGCGGCGTCGCGCACTCGGTCCCGTACAACGACGATTCCCACTACACGGTGACGTCCGCGACGTTCCCGGGGAGCTGTAGCGCCTGTCACGACGTCTCCGCGCCGTCGGCCGGGCCCGCTTGCCAGACGTGCCACGTCGCGGCTTCGCCGCTCGCGGCCGCCAACTGCACTTCCTGCCACGCCAGCGCCCCGAACAGCGGGGCCCCCGCAGGGGCGGCGTATCCGAACATCGCGGGCGCTCATGCCGCGCACATCGCCCTGGACAGCGCGGGGAGCCCGGTTTCCTGCGACACCTGCCATACGGGGCTGGGTCCCAGTCTATTGAATCTGAACCATTACAACCGCGCCAAATCCCTGGTGCCGCCCGGGGACGTGGCGTTCCCGGCCACGTACAACGCGCAATCCGGGGCGTCGTCGTTCGACAACGGCGCAGCGCTGAGTTGTTCGAGCGTGAGCTGTCACGGCGGGCAGGCCACTCCCAACTGGCGGACCGGCGCGCTCAACGTGAATACCCAGTGCACGAGTTGCCACGCGATCGGCGCGGCGCAATTCAACGGCCCGACCTCCAGCAACCACAGCCGCTCCGATCATCAAGTGGTGTGCACGATCTGCCACAACACAACCGCGCTTGCTGCGAACCATTTCACCAACCTAAGCACTACGACGATGGAAGGACCGGCGTCAGCGACCATCGGGGGAGCGGGCACGGCCATCACCTCCTGGAACCCCACGACGAAGTCGTGCGACCCGGCCTGCCACGGGTCAGAAACCTGGTAG
- a CDS encoding DsbC family protein codes for MRSVFPVVPLAALLLLFAVPAAHAFTGEGCATGACTDCHSLTRDEAMKILGSNVDNVLSVGMSPVNGLWEVDVEKAGKRWPLYVDFSKKHLIAGQIVQLSTKKNLTGGRVLSMNRIDVSKIPLAGAIVVGKPDAKRRIVVFDDPDCPHCAKLHETAKGIVAKHPDIAFFVRPFPRNGDRPTHETALSIVCAGTIRALEDAFAGKPLPKGECDSKAVDESIRIAQQFNIRLTPTMIFPDGRMVPGALETDEILSLLNEGADAPHSKK; via the coding sequence ATGAGAAGCGTCTTTCCGGTCGTTCCGCTTGCCGCACTCCTGCTCCTTTTCGCCGTTCCGGCGGCGCACGCCTTCACCGGCGAAGGTTGCGCCACCGGCGCCTGCACTGATTGCCACAGCCTCACCCGCGACGAGGCGATGAAGATCCTCGGGAGCAACGTCGACAACGTCCTCTCCGTCGGGATGAGCCCGGTGAACGGACTGTGGGAAGTGGATGTGGAGAAGGCGGGGAAGCGCTGGCCTCTTTACGTCGATTTCTCCAAGAAGCACCTGATCGCAGGGCAGATCGTCCAGTTGAGCACGAAGAAGAACCTCACGGGGGGCCGAGTCCTCTCCATGAACCGGATCGACGTTTCCAAAATCCCCCTGGCGGGGGCGATCGTCGTGGGGAAGCCGGACGCGAAGCGGCGGATCGTCGTCTTCGACGACCCGGACTGCCCCCACTGCGCGAAGCTCCACGAGACGGCCAAGGGGATCGTGGCGAAGCACCCCGATATTGCGTTCTTCGTGCGCCCGTTCCCCAGGAACGGCGACCGGCCGACCCACGAGACGGCGCTCTCCATCGTCTGCGCGGGGACGATCCGGGCTTTGGAGGACGCCTTCGCCGGCAAACCGCTGCCCAAAGGGGAATGCGACAGCAAGGCGGTGGACGAGTCGATCCGGATCGCGCAGCAGTTCAACATCCGCCTCACGCCCACGATGATCTTCCCGGACGGCCGCATGGTCCCGGGCGCGCTGGAGACGGACGAGATCCTGTCGCTGCTCAACGAAGGCGCGGACGCCCCCCACTCGAAGAAGTAA
- a CDS encoding TlpA family protein disulfide reductase → MPYRYAVAAMLFLVCGAALAGPERLISGGGEAAATPGAGSDRPADFTLPDLDGRPVTLSRFLGKKPVLLVFWATWCPECKAAIPEINAMTTGPLAGKLQILGLDFRESREKVAYAVKARGIRYPVLLDLRGQAAREYGVVGIPTYILIDRRGRVSYRGHVLPGDLPRLTGS, encoded by the coding sequence ATGCCGTACCGGTACGCCGTCGCCGCAATGCTGTTCCTGGTGTGCGGGGCCGCTCTCGCGGGGCCCGAGCGTCTCATTTCCGGCGGTGGCGAGGCCGCAGCGACCCCCGGCGCGGGAAGCGACCGGCCCGCGGATTTCACCCTCCCCGACCTGGACGGGCGACCGGTGACGCTGAGCCGGTTCCTCGGGAAGAAACCGGTCCTCCTCGTCTTCTGGGCGACGTGGTGCCCGGAGTGCAAGGCGGCCATCCCGGAGATCAACGCGATGACCACGGGACCGCTCGCCGGAAAGTTGCAGATCCTGGGGCTCGACTTCCGGGAGTCCCGGGAGAAGGTTGCGTACGCCGTGAAAGCGCGCGGTATCCGGTACCCGGTGCTCCTCGACCTCCGCGGGCAGGCGGCCCGGGAGTACGGGGTCGTCGGGATTCCCACATATATCCTGATCGACCGACGCGGCCGGGTCTCATACCGCGGACACGTTCTCCCGGGAGATCTTCCGCGCCTCACCGGTTCCTGA